A region from the Armatimonadota bacterium genome encodes:
- the rseP gene encoding RIP metalloprotease RseP — MPIVLAILAFGLMILAHELGHFLVAKRVGVTVHAFAVGFGPALFRFRRGNTQYSLNALPLGGYVRLEGEDFADGEGPGSFRQKSVWARIAVVAAGPAMNLVLAALLFAVSVWVYGLPERVTNEIADLRPGWPAAQAGLQRGDRIVAIDGQTITDGEAMVRTIHRNAGNPLRLTVQRDSRTFTVTVTPRLDPRLQVGVTGITPGVQRRSFGLAGALVWGAQQTVRAMREIVVGIARLVTTGSFLEELAGPVGAVRLLGDAARVGVDAYLFMTAFLSIMIGMFNLLPLPALDGGRLGFLLVEAIRRRGIDPRREGYAHLVGLALLLMLILALTYRDILRWVGTSY; from the coding sequence ATGCCGATCGTGCTCGCGATTTTGGCATTCGGCCTGATGATCCTGGCCCACGAGCTCGGCCACTTCCTCGTGGCCAAGCGCGTGGGCGTGACCGTGCACGCCTTCGCGGTGGGGTTCGGCCCGGCACTGTTTCGGTTCCGCCGGGGTAATACGCAGTACAGCCTCAATGCCCTCCCGCTGGGCGGCTACGTGCGTCTGGAGGGCGAGGACTTCGCAGACGGCGAGGGCCCGGGGTCGTTCCGCCAAAAGAGCGTGTGGGCACGCATCGCCGTCGTGGCGGCCGGTCCGGCGATGAACCTGGTGCTCGCCGCGCTGCTGTTTGCCGTCAGTGTGTGGGTGTACGGACTGCCCGAGCGTGTCACCAACGAGATCGCCGATCTGCGGCCCGGTTGGCCCGCCGCGCAGGCGGGGCTGCAGCGGGGTGATCGGATCGTCGCGATCGACGGGCAGACGATCACCGACGGTGAGGCGATGGTGCGTACGATTCACCGCAACGCCGGCAACCCTCTGAGGTTGACCGTGCAGCGCGACAGCCGGACTTTCACGGTGACGGTGACGCCCCGGCTCGATCCGCGGCTGCAGGTGGGCGTGACGGGTATCACGCCCGGGGTGCAGCGGCGCTCCTTCGGGCTCGCAGGCGCCCTGGTCTGGGGTGCGCAGCAGACCGTGCGCGCGATGCGCGAGATCGTCGTGGGCATCGCGCGGCTGGTCACCACAGGCAGCTTTTTGGAGGAGCTGGCTGGCCCGGTGGGCGCGGTGCGGCTGCTGGGGGATGCCGCGCGGGTCGGCGTCGACGCCTACCTTTTCATGACCGCATTCTTGAGCATCATGATCGGCATGTTCAATCTGCTCCCCCTCCCGGCGCTGGACGGCGGGAGGCTGGGCTTCCTGCTCGTCGAGGCGATCCGGCGCCGGGGGATCGACCCGCGCCGAGAGGGCTACGCCCACCTGGTCGGGCTGGCGCTGCTGTTGATGCTGATCCTTGCACTCACCTATCGTGACATCCTACGATGGGTGGGCACGAGTTACTAG
- a CDS encoding MgtC/SapB family protein — MIDTFEIGLRLLLAIILGGIVGIEREVLEKPAGFRTHILVTLGAATFTLVSRYGFFGSGADPARIASNIVVGIGFIGAGTIWRHGAGVGGLTTAASLWTVAAIGMAAGAGFYAGALLATALVVVVLHLFARVERRLPRRVEGAGILTMTTVDRPGQLGRIGSILGRYQASIEGVEMTERLDGRVNLQLAVRLPKAADREKVLLAVAEAEGVDQAAWER, encoded by the coding sequence ATGATCGACACCTTCGAAATCGGCCTGCGCCTGCTTCTCGCGATCATCCTCGGAGGGATCGTCGGCATCGAGCGCGAGGTCTTGGAGAAGCCGGCGGGGTTCCGGACACACATCCTCGTCACGCTGGGGGCGGCCACCTTCACGCTGGTCAGCCGTTACGGATTCTTCGGCAGCGGGGCTGACCCGGCCCGCATCGCGTCCAACATCGTCGTCGGAATCGGCTTCATCGGTGCCGGGACGATCTGGCGGCACGGGGCCGGTGTCGGTGGGCTCACCACGGCCGCCAGCCTCTGGACGGTGGCGGCGATCGGCATGGCCGCAGGTGCCGGGTTCTACGCGGGCGCACTGCTGGCGACGGCGCTCGTGGTCGTCGTGCTCCACCTGTTCGCCCGGGTGGAGCGCCGCCTGCCGCGCCGGGTCGAGGGCGCGGGCATCCTGACGATGACGACGGTCGATCGCCCCGGACAGCTGGGGAGGATCGGGTCGATCCTCGGGCGCTACCAGGCGAGCATCGAGGGCGTGGAGATGACCGAGAGGCTGGACGGCCGCGTGAACCTGCAACTGGCGGTGCGCCTGCCAAAGGCCGCCGACCGCGAGAAGGTGCTCTTGGCTGTGGCCGAAGCCGAGGGTGTGGACCAGGCCGCCTGGGAGCGGTAG
- a CDS encoding rhomboid family intramembrane serine protease encodes MIPLRDSEPSRHTPAVMLSILAANVAVFLYTVSLPNEAAIGRLFQTFGLVPARIAGPEPPYYAFVTSMFLHGGWLHLIGNMLYLWIFGNNVEDAMGPLRFATFYMLCGIAAALAQILIDPTSSVPMVGASGAIAGVLGGYLILYPRARILALVPLGFFTQVAEVPALLFLPMWFLLQLLYGVASLGVQTQGGGVAFWAHVGGFVAGLILVRLFAHRTHAWR; translated from the coding sequence ATGATCCCACTGCGCGACAGCGAGCCGTCTCGCCACACGCCCGCCGTCATGCTGTCGATCCTCGCAGCGAACGTGGCGGTGTTCCTGTACACCGTCTCCTTGCCGAACGAGGCCGCGATCGGGCGGTTGTTCCAGACATTTGGCCTCGTGCCGGCACGGATCGCCGGGCCGGAACCCCCGTACTACGCCTTCGTCACGTCGATGTTCCTGCACGGCGGCTGGCTGCACCTGATCGGCAACATGCTGTACCTGTGGATCTTCGGCAACAACGTCGAAGACGCGATGGGCCCGTTGCGCTTTGCGACCTTCTACATGCTGTGTGGGATCGCCGCAGCGCTGGCCCAGATCCTGATCGACCCGACCTCATCGGTGCCGATGGTCGGTGCGAGCGGCGCGATCGCGGGCGTGCTGGGCGGCTACCTGATCCTGTATCCCAGGGCACGCATCCTCGCGCTGGTGCCCCTGGGGTTCTTCACCCAGGTAGCAGAAGTGCCGGCGCTGCTGTTCTTGCCGATGTGGTTTCTGCTTCAGCTGCTGTACGGAGTCGCCTCCCTGGGGGTCCAGACCCAGGGCGGCGGCGTGGCGTTCTGGGCCCACGTCGGCGGGTTCGTCGCCGGGCTGATCCTCGTCCGGCTGTTCGCGCATCGCACGCACGCGTGGCGTTAG
- a CDS encoding methionine adenosyltransferase: MTRNILVEALPGVPVSEHQVELVERKGVGHPDSICDAIMEQVSVELSRAYLERVGTILHHNIDKAFLVAGDAEVRLGGGVIREPMRLIFGDRATYRLGEVEIPIGEIATQTAKRWIRRHLRFVDPDEHVTYDIQIKPGSPELVDIFHRTEIGANDTSAAVGYAPLTETERIVLETERYMNSAAFKKQFPEAGEDIKVMGIRTGSALHLTVAVAFVDRFIDSERTYFRRKAQMHEAVLQHVRAHSSIEDVALHLNNADEPDRGIGGMYLSVTGTSAESGDSGQVGRGNKVNGVIALNRPMGTEAAAGKNPVSHVGKIYTILTHRIAQRVYDEVAGVRECYIWLCSQIGEPIDRPRVAAAQVILEPRARRSRVLRGVREVLDRELADVRALIQDLAAGKYTVV; this comes from the coding sequence GTGACGCGCAACATCCTCGTGGAAGCACTGCCGGGCGTACCCGTTTCCGAACACCAGGTGGAGTTGGTGGAGCGCAAGGGCGTAGGGCATCCCGACTCCATCTGTGACGCCATCATGGAGCAGGTGTCGGTCGAACTCAGCCGCGCGTACCTGGAACGGGTGGGCACGATCCTGCACCACAACATCGACAAGGCCTTCCTGGTGGCGGGCGACGCCGAGGTCCGTCTGGGCGGCGGGGTGATCCGCGAGCCGATGCGCTTGATCTTCGGAGACCGAGCCACCTACCGCCTGGGCGAGGTCGAGATCCCCATCGGCGAGATCGCGACCCAGACGGCCAAGCGGTGGATCCGCCGACACCTGCGATTCGTGGACCCGGATGAACACGTGACCTACGACATCCAGATCAAGCCCGGGTCCCCCGAGCTGGTGGACATCTTCCACCGCACCGAGATCGGCGCCAACGATACCTCGGCCGCCGTCGGCTACGCACCGCTGACGGAGACCGAGCGCATCGTGCTGGAGACCGAACGGTACATGAACTCGGCGGCGTTCAAGAAGCAGTTCCCGGAGGCCGGCGAGGACATCAAGGTGATGGGGATCCGTACCGGCAGCGCGCTGCACCTGACCGTGGCGGTGGCATTTGTGGACAGGTTCATCGACAGCGAGCGGACGTACTTCCGGCGCAAGGCACAGATGCACGAAGCGGTCCTGCAGCACGTGCGCGCGCATTCGTCGATCGAGGACGTCGCGCTGCACCTCAACAACGCCGACGAGCCCGACCGGGGAATCGGGGGGATGTACCTGTCGGTCACCGGGACCTCGGCAGAGAGCGGCGACAGTGGGCAGGTCGGCCGCGGGAACAAGGTGAACGGCGTGATCGCCCTGAACCGTCCGATGGGCACCGAGGCGGCCGCCGGCAAGAACCCGGTATCGCACGTCGGCAAGATCTACACGATCCTCACGCACCGCATCGCGCAGAGAGTCTACGACGAGGTGGCCGGCGTGCGGGAGTGCTACATCTGGTTGTGCAGCCAGATCGGCGAACCGATCGATCGCCCCAGGGTGGCGGCGGCGCAGGTGATCCTGGAGCCCCGCGCGCGACGCAGCCGGGTGCTGCGCGGGGTTCGCGAAGTGCTCGACCGTGAGCTGGCGGACGTGCGCGCTCTGATCCAGGACCTGGCCGCCGGCAAGTACACGGTGGTGTGA
- a CDS encoding zinc ribbon domain-containing protein, giving the protein MPVYEYRCPQCDNRFETFHGVDAQAPRCPRCGATPRRVYGSIGIVFRGSGFHVTDYRRREKSSGDGAASEGKTSAKSDGPEARKETAKTSD; this is encoded by the coding sequence GTGCCTGTCTACGAATATCGATGCCCACAGTGCGACAACCGGTTCGAGACGTTCCACGGAGTCGACGCCCAAGCGCCCCGGTGCCCGCGGTGCGGGGCGACACCGCGCCGCGTCTACGGATCCATCGGAATTGTCTTCCGCGGTTCGGGGTTTCACGTGACCGACTACCGACGCCGTGAGAAGTCGTCGGGCGACGGCGCGGCGTCGGAGGGCAAGACCTCGGCGAAGAGCGACGGTCCGGAGGCCCGAAAGGAGACGGCCAAGACTTCCGACTGA
- a CDS encoding MoxR family ATPase, whose translation MDVARFQQTYHRVREEVQSVIVGHADVVDHVLLAVFAGGHVLLEGVPGVGKTLLVKTLARALDLRFARIQFTPDLMPADIVGTNVLMQDEEGRRYFAFQRGPIFSQIVLADEINRATPKTQSALLEAMQEYAVTVSGVHYPLDVPFFVLATQNPIEMEGTYPLPEAQLDRFLFKLRVRYPDADAVVEILERTTGAHVPDARAAADAAVVRAMQALVREVAVAPHLRGYVARLVEATQPEGPRPASAARRYVRYGASPRGAQALLLGAKARALASGRANVSIDDIRSLVGPALRHRILLNFEGEAEGIDPDDILHEVVRETPEFVPKTKIGSPSSADGDS comes from the coding sequence ATGGACGTCGCCCGTTTCCAGCAGACCTACCACCGGGTCCGCGAGGAAGTGCAATCCGTCATCGTCGGCCACGCCGACGTCGTCGACCACGTGCTGCTGGCCGTCTTCGCCGGCGGACACGTGTTGCTCGAAGGTGTGCCGGGTGTGGGCAAGACACTGCTGGTGAAGACGCTGGCCAGGGCGCTGGACTTGCGGTTCGCGCGGATCCAGTTCACCCCGGACCTCATGCCGGCGGACATCGTCGGGACCAACGTGCTCATGCAAGACGAGGAGGGCAGGAGATACTTCGCATTCCAGCGAGGTCCGATCTTCTCACAGATCGTTCTGGCGGACGAGATCAACCGGGCGACGCCCAAGACGCAGTCCGCTTTGCTGGAGGCGATGCAGGAGTACGCGGTCACGGTCTCGGGCGTCCACTACCCACTGGACGTACCCTTCTTCGTGCTGGCGACGCAGAATCCGATCGAGATGGAGGGCACCTATCCGTTGCCCGAAGCCCAGCTGGACCGCTTCCTGTTCAAGTTGCGTGTGCGCTACCCCGACGCCGACGCGGTCGTCGAGATCCTTGAGCGGACGACGGGCGCCCACGTCCCGGACGCGCGGGCAGCTGCCGACGCGGCGGTGGTGCGCGCGATGCAGGCGCTGGTCCGCGAGGTTGCGGTCGCGCCGCACCTGCGCGGTTACGTGGCGCGTCTGGTGGAGGCGACGCAACCGGAAGGTCCCCGTCCGGCGAGCGCGGCCCGGCGGTACGTGCGGTACGGCGCCAGCCCGCGCGGAGCACAGGCCCTCCTGCTCGGTGCGAAGGCACGCGCGCTGGCCTCCGGGCGTGCGAACGTCAGCATCGACGACATCCGGTCGCTCGTCGGACCGGCGCTGCGCCACAGGATCCTGTTGAACTTCGAGGGGGAGGCCGAAGGCATCGACCCCGATGACATCCTGCACGAGGTGGTGCGCGAGACGCCCGAGTTCGTGCCGAAGACGAAGATCGGCTCGCCGTCATCGGCCGACGGGGACTCGTAG
- a CDS encoding DUF58 domain-containing protein — MPLLDSEFLRSLEQLSLLARRRVRGGTYGERRSFTLGRGVEFADYRSYQVGDDTRYVDWNVLSRLDRLFVKLFREEEDLDVHLIVDASASMRFGNPSKLDHARRLAAALGYVALANLDRVGAVFVRDGAGRALPPRRGRHHALHLFSFLESEGAHGGTSLAGAIRDYTQRTRRRGMAVLITDLFDLSGFEAPLKMLRYRRFETFLVQVLSDEEIAPALQGDLRLVDSETGDAVDVTADGVALEAFERARDAFFADVERFCFRHGIEYLRTTTSVPVRDLVLRYMRMGGLVR, encoded by the coding sequence ATGCCGTTGCTCGACAGCGAGTTCCTGCGCAGCCTGGAGCAGCTGAGCCTGCTGGCGCGACGCCGCGTGCGCGGCGGCACGTACGGCGAGCGGCGCAGCTTCACGCTGGGGCGCGGCGTCGAGTTCGCCGACTACCGCTCCTACCAGGTGGGAGACGACACCCGCTACGTGGACTGGAACGTCCTCTCGCGCCTGGACAGGCTGTTCGTCAAGCTCTTCCGAGAGGAAGAAGACCTCGACGTCCATCTGATCGTCGACGCCAGTGCCTCGATGCGGTTCGGCAACCCCAGCAAGCTCGATCACGCCAGGCGCCTGGCCGCCGCGCTCGGCTACGTAGCGCTGGCGAACCTCGACCGCGTCGGTGCGGTGTTTGTGCGCGACGGTGCCGGTCGGGCTCTGCCGCCGCGGCGCGGCCGTCACCACGCGCTGCACCTGTTCTCCTTCTTGGAATCAGAGGGGGCGCACGGCGGCACCTCGCTGGCGGGCGCGATCCGCGATTACACCCAGCGCACGCGCCGCCGCGGGATGGCGGTGTTGATCACCGATCTGTTCGATCTGTCGGGATTCGAGGCCCCGCTCAAGATGTTGCGCTACCGTCGGTTCGAGACGTTCCTGGTGCAGGTGCTCTCCGACGAGGAGATCGCTCCGGCGCTGCAGGGCGACCTGCGGCTGGTGGACAGCGAGACCGGCGACGCCGTGGACGTGACCGCGGACGGCGTCGCCCTGGAGGCGTTCGAGCGCGCGCGCGACGCGTTCTTCGCGGACGTGGAGCGGTTCTGTTTCCGCCACGGCATCGAGTACCTGCGGACGACGACGAGCGTACCGGTGCGCGACCTGGTGCTGCGCTACATGCGGATGGGCGGACTCGTTAGGTAA
- a CDS encoding VWA domain-containing protein gives MNPSAWWWLAAIPLLVLLYLLRARRTEVTVPSLFLWRAARRDRLAHRPLRQLERNLLLVLQILAVAAATFALARPQIPTTGTAGDDVVIVVDLSAGMQSTDVRPTRFEAARRAAIALASGLGRGQQIAVVGAARSPRMVVPLTSRRQDAVAALRSLRPTDGAADLDAAVRLARAQARPGRHLHVHLFSDRAAAGAMAHRFAGRPRNFGIAGLVVAPAGDGQLRAVVRVRNDTDAAEQVPLQLSVDGRATASTAVVVPAGQEATAAVAIPQGEVVEAAIPLRDDLGVDNRMAALASRPMPSVLVVGRVNPFLDGLLETLPLARRDRAREVDPTRWGVYDVVILDRTPPAALPAGSYLLFRTLPTNVPIEASRELRRPEILRWKHTHPVTRFVDWSEVRITDALALESRSGEALVEGEFPLVWGYEDRDRRLIVVAFDLERSDFALRPAFPVFFVNALEWLSGASALTVEAGDRLTMPAGSAREALLQGPDGEVTLRAQDRRFVTPPLDRAGLYTLRSGDRVRRFVVRPSSLSPVPAALPVAPPTGVDGRSGAREVASVGLLCLLALLVVEWWAYARPNVRRPLRAVRTVKP, from the coding sequence TTGAATCCCTCGGCGTGGTGGTGGCTGGCGGCGATCCCGCTGCTGGTCCTGCTGTACCTGCTGCGGGCCCGCCGCACCGAGGTCACCGTCCCCAGCCTGTTTTTGTGGAGGGCGGCGCGCCGCGATCGTCTCGCGCACCGGCCTTTGCGGCAACTCGAGCGCAACCTGCTGTTGGTGCTCCAGATCCTTGCGGTCGCTGCCGCGACGTTCGCGCTGGCGAGGCCACAGATCCCCACCACCGGCACAGCGGGCGACGACGTGGTGATCGTCGTCGACCTGTCGGCAGGGATGCAGAGCACCGATGTCCGGCCGACGCGGTTCGAGGCGGCGCGCCGCGCGGCCATCGCTCTCGCTTCAGGGCTGGGCCGGGGCCAGCAGATCGCCGTGGTGGGCGCCGCACGCTCCCCCCGCATGGTCGTTCCCCTGACCTCCAGGCGGCAGGACGCGGTGGCGGCGTTGCGATCGCTGCGGCCGACCGACGGCGCGGCCGATCTGGATGCCGCCGTCCGTCTAGCCCGCGCGCAGGCACGACCCGGCAGGCACCTGCACGTGCACCTGTTCTCCGACCGAGCGGCAGCCGGCGCCATGGCGCATCGGTTCGCAGGCCGCCCCCGGAACTTCGGCATCGCCGGTCTGGTGGTCGCGCCGGCGGGCGACGGGCAGTTGCGCGCGGTCGTGCGGGTCCGCAACGACACCGACGCGGCGGAGCAGGTGCCGCTGCAGCTGAGTGTCGACGGCCGCGCGACGGCGTCGACGGCCGTGGTCGTCCCGGCCGGGCAGGAGGCCACGGCGGCGGTCGCGATCCCCCAGGGGGAGGTCGTCGAAGCGGCCATCCCCCTGCGCGACGACCTGGGTGTGGACAACCGCATGGCCGCCCTCGCCTCGCGTCCGATGCCGTCGGTCCTCGTCGTCGGGCGGGTGAACCCTTTTTTGGACGGGCTGCTGGAGACGCTGCCGCTGGCGCGCCGCGATCGGGCCCGCGAGGTGGATCCGACCCGCTGGGGTGTCTACGACGTCGTCATCCTGGACCGGACCCCTCCCGCCGCGCTGCCCGCGGGCAGCTATCTGCTCTTCCGCACGCTGCCGACCAACGTACCGATCGAGGCGTCGCGCGAGCTGCGGCGGCCGGAGATCTTACGGTGGAAGCACACGCACCCGGTGACGCGGTTCGTGGACTGGAGCGAGGTGCGCATCACCGACGCGCTCGCCCTGGAGAGCCGGTCCGGAGAGGCCCTGGTGGAAGGCGAGTTTCCCCTGGTCTGGGGATACGAGGATCGGGACCGGCGACTGATCGTCGTCGCGTTCGACCTGGAGCGATCCGACTTCGCGCTGCGGCCTGCGTTCCCCGTGTTCTTCGTCAACGCGCTGGAGTGGCTGTCGGGCGCGTCGGCGCTGACGGTGGAGGCGGGAGACCGGCTGACGATGCCGGCGGGGTCGGCCCGCGAGGCGCTGCTGCAGGGGCCGGACGGAGAGGTCACACTGCGCGCGCAAGACAGGCGATTCGTCACGCCGCCGCTGGACCGCGCGGGCCTCTACACGCTGCGCTCGGGCGACCGCGTGCGGAGGTTCGTGGTCCGCCCGTCGTCGCTGAGCCCGGTTCCGGCGGCTTTGCCGGTCGCACCGCCGACTGGCGTCGACGGGCGATCCGGCGCGCGCGAGGTGGCGTCCGTCGGGCTGCTCTGCCTGCTCGCTTTGCTCGTGGTTGAGTGGTGGGCGTATGCGCGCCCCAACGTCCGGCGTCCGCTGCGTGCCGTGCGTACGGTGAAGCCGTGA
- a CDS encoding VWA domain-containing protein: MIRFEAPWALILLVLLPVLWRAARAARTPPRYLPLRLAAVALVVGALAGPQVVARSPRLTVVFALDRSDSIDANQAATAERFVAEAAAARRPGDRVGLVTFGGTAVVEQAPSDSFDPRPSQRPRPMETDIGAAIDAAVGALPPTGGRRIVVISDGLDHGGRALEAARSAWAAGIEVSVVPLPRRRTREVLAEEIVVPPQVRAGERFVARVLVRSNWGQMAEVELRAQGEVIRRRRAHVPVGLSAVAFPVQARSGGWLELVATVIPDRDTVWENNRAQAVVRVAGPPSVLYVGQGGLPEVLRAQGLGVRRTSAERLPARPSALAGYDAVVLEDVTATVLSRAQMEALRDYVRDLGGGLVAVGGPRSYGVGGYAKTPLEEALPVTMDVRHRVALPSMAIVLVLDTSGSMAGLGAETAKVELAKETAQSVIDLLAERDLIGVIQFDQEYRWLVPLTEARHRERIIDQVARLRAGGGTNMWPPLAGAREALAGVDVKVKHVIVLSDGHTDPGDFERLARQMRSERMTVSTVSVGKDADVKFMTSLAAWGGGRHYVARDVYSIPQIFVAEAMVATRAYLVEERFVPRREATDLLAGLGEVPALRGYVATSPKPSAEVHLRSAQRDPILATWRYGLGRAVAFTSDAVPRWSVEWHRWREFARFWSRTVRWTMRPVGGTLDVHTAWEGASLHVAVDARDADGDYLDGLSVGAVVAGREATALHLRQTGPGWYEGRVPLDGPGLYALAVTARSGPRVIATETLPVVLSYSPELRDVGADGSLLARIAEVGGGSVLLRPADAMRRARAGRDVRETWPLLATAALGLFLLEVAARRLPVVGAVVGAAVLRLRRRLASPQADAEYAQADRWMVPGAQGRSDASGEELARLYIARLKQTRR; this comes from the coding sequence GTGATCCGGTTCGAAGCGCCCTGGGCGCTGATCTTGTTGGTGTTGCTGCCCGTGCTTTGGCGGGCGGCGCGCGCGGCCCGCACCCCGCCTAGGTACCTCCCACTTCGGCTTGCGGCGGTCGCGCTCGTAGTGGGTGCGCTCGCCGGACCGCAGGTCGTCGCCCGCTCCCCGCGCCTGACCGTCGTCTTCGCGCTCGATCGGTCTGACAGCATCGACGCCAACCAGGCTGCCACGGCCGAGCGGTTTGTGGCGGAGGCGGCCGCAGCGCGGCGGCCGGGCGACCGGGTGGGGCTGGTGACGTTCGGCGGGACGGCGGTCGTCGAACAGGCGCCGTCGGACTCATTCGATCCCAGACCTTCGCAGCGGCCGCGCCCGATGGAGACCGACATCGGTGCGGCGATCGACGCCGCGGTCGGTGCACTGCCGCCGACCGGCGGGCGCCGGATCGTCGTGATCAGCGACGGCCTGGACCACGGCGGCCGGGCACTGGAGGCGGCGCGGTCCGCCTGGGCCGCCGGCATCGAGGTGTCCGTCGTGCCGCTGCCCCGCCGGCGCACCCGCGAGGTACTGGCGGAGGAGATTGTCGTCCCGCCTCAGGTGCGTGCCGGTGAGCGTTTCGTCGCCCGGGTCCTCGTGCGGTCGAACTGGGGGCAGATGGCGGAGGTGGAACTGCGCGCCCAGGGCGAGGTGATCCGCCGGCGGCGCGCGCACGTCCCGGTGGGCCTCAGCGCCGTCGCGTTCCCCGTACAGGCCCGCTCGGGCGGCTGGCTCGAGCTCGTGGCGACTGTGATTCCGGACCGGGACACCGTCTGGGAGAACAACCGCGCGCAGGCGGTCGTGCGGGTGGCGGGGCCGCCGTCCGTTTTGTACGTGGGCCAAGGCGGCCTGCCCGAGGTGCTGCGTGCCCAGGGGCTGGGGGTGCGCCGTACGTCCGCCGAACGCTTGCCGGCGCGCCCGTCCGCGCTGGCGGGCTACGACGCCGTCGTGCTCGAAGACGTCACGGCCACGGTGCTGTCGCGCGCGCAGATGGAGGCGCTGCGCGACTACGTGCGGGACCTGGGCGGCGGTCTGGTGGCGGTCGGCGGCCCGCGGTCCTACGGCGTCGGTGGATATGCCAAAACGCCCCTGGAGGAAGCGCTCCCCGTGACCATGGACGTGCGCCACCGCGTGGCGCTGCCGAGCATGGCGATCGTCCTGGTCCTCGACACCTCCGGCAGCATGGCCGGGCTGGGCGCCGAAACCGCCAAGGTGGAACTCGCCAAGGAGACCGCGCAGTCGGTGATCGATCTGCTTGCAGAACGCGATCTGATCGGTGTGATCCAGTTCGATCAGGAGTACCGCTGGCTCGTGCCGCTGACCGAGGCGCGCCACCGGGAACGGATCATCGACCAGGTCGCGCGGCTGCGCGCCGGCGGGGGCACCAACATGTGGCCGCCGCTTGCCGGTGCGCGCGAGGCGCTGGCCGGCGTCGACGTCAAGGTCAAGCACGTCATCGTGCTCTCCGACGGACACACCGACCCGGGCGACTTCGAGCGACTGGCCCGGCAGATGCGCTCCGAGAGGATGACGGTCAGCACCGTATCTGTGGGCAAGGACGCCGACGTGAAGTTCATGACCTCCCTCGCGGCCTGGGGTGGGGGTCGGCACTACGTGGCCCGCGATGTCTACAGCATCCCGCAAATCTTCGTCGCGGAAGCGATGGTCGCCACGCGCGCCTACCTCGTGGAAGAGCGGTTCGTGCCGCGCCGCGAGGCCACCGACCTGCTGGCTGGACTGGGGGAGGTCCCCGCTCTGCGGGGCTACGTCGCGACGTCGCCGAAGCCCTCGGCGGAAGTACACCTGCGGTCGGCGCAACGGGATCCGATCCTGGCCACGTGGCGCTACGGGCTCGGGCGCGCGGTCGCGTTCACCTCCGACGCCGTTCCGCGCTGGTCGGTGGAGTGGCACCGTTGGCGGGAGTTCGCGCGCTTCTGGTCGCGGACGGTCCGATGGACGATGCGTCCCGTTGGGGGAACCCTCGACGTCCACACCGCGTGGGAAGGCGCCTCGCTGCACGTGGCCGTCGATGCGCGCGACGCCGACGGCGACTACCTCGACGGACTGTCGGTGGGAGCCGTCGTCGCCGGGCGCGAGGCCACTGCGTTGCACCTGCGCCAGACTGGACCCGGATGGTACGAGGGGCGCGTGCCCCTGGACGGTCCAGGTCTGTATGCCCTCGCGGTCACGGCTCGCAGCGGCCCGCGCGTGATCGCGACCGAGACCCTGCCCGTCGTGCTCTCTTACTCACCGGAACTGAGAGACGTGGGAGCGGACGGGTCCCTGTTGGCGCGGATCGCCGAGGTCGGTGGCGGATCGGTCCTGCTCCGCCCGGCGGATGCGATGCGGAGGGCTCGCGCCGGGCGGGACGTCCGCGAAACGTGGCCTTTGCTAGCCACAGCAGCACTGGGTCTGTTCCTACTGGAAGTCGCCGCGCGCCGTCTCCCGGTCGTCGGCGCCGTGGTCGGCGCCGCGGTCTTGCGCCTGCGCCGTCGCCTCGCGAGCCCGCAGGCCGACGCGGAGTACGCGCAGGCCGACCGCTGGATGGTGCCGGGTGCGCAGGGGCGGTCCGATGCGTCTGGCGAAGAGCTCGCCCGGCTATACATCGCCCGGCTCAAGCAGACCCGGCGCTAG